A single region of the Vicia villosa cultivar HV-30 ecotype Madison, WI linkage group LG4, Vvil1.0, whole genome shotgun sequence genome encodes:
- the LOC131596812 gene encoding uncharacterized protein LOC131596812 → MGKKKRASKKVLPPSKPSEKLSKTKLGWKTKKEKDAEKQTEDGTSVHITQSNDMFNAVFQYGGEFVLLNNGDTIYRGGVSSLVSELRLEEFTMDSVHRLVMGWGYREGTYRIWTLIREICEDYFQLKKDDDCYDFAAYSYVNRIDGELFIEHDVDYSVASVRSPRCVNEVVEMEGSDEDDVEGLGDSEDERATTILDGFEGIDIGLPMKETTKGFEFISEPKEKKCEEDEYISDELESSDPDLSDSEKGKVKKFEKFRKDHLNKDFKFQWGMQFNSLDEFRYAIREWSVLNGREITFTKNESDRVRVVCRAKCGFLMLCSKVGHKRTFAIKTIVDKHTCARVLDNRSANSRWVAKAVLKKMQSSQDVRITDIIQDLRQNYSVGITVCRAWKAKLIAKKMLEGDADRQYAILRRYAAELHRANIGNTLSITVERPNPTIPPRFGSFYFCFEGCKKGFLNGCRPFVGVDGCHLKTKYGGQLLIAVGRDPNDQYFPLAFGVVETETKESWKWFLELLMNDVGHSSRYVFISDQQNGLVAVFEEMFERIEHRVCLRHLYANFKKKFGGGALIRDLMMEAAKSTYYQGWLQKMNELKLVDPNA, encoded by the exons ATGGGGAAGAAGAAGCGTGCTTCTAAGAAGGTGCTGCCACCGTCAAAGCCGTCGGAGAAGTTGTCAAAGACAAAGCTAGGGTGGAAAACGAAGAAGGAGAAGGATGCAGAGAAGCAAACAGAAGATGGAACATCCGTTCACATTACTCAG TCAAATGATATGTTCAATGCTGTATTCCAATATGGTGGTGAGTTTGTGCTTCTGAACAACGGTGATACGATTTACAGAGGGGGTGTGTCGTCGTTAGTTTCTGAACTCCGTTTAGAAGAGTTTACAATGGATAGTGTACATAGGTTGGTGATGGGTTGGGGGTACCGCGAAGGGACTTATAGAATCTGGACTCTAATTCGTGAAATATGTGAAGATTATTTTCAACTTAAAAAGGATGACGATTGTTATGACTTTGCTGCATATAGTTATGTTAATCGAATAGATGGAGAACTTTTCATAGAGCATGATGTTGATTATTCTGTAGCATCAGTCAGGTCGCCTAGGTGTGTCAATGAGGTTGTTGAGATGGAaggaagtgatgaagatgatgttgaagGTTTAGGTGACAGTGAAGATGAGAGGGCCActacaattcttgatggttttgaAGGGATTGATATAGGTTTACCTATGAAGGAGACTACAAAAGGTTTTGAGTTTATTAGTGAGCCTAAAGAGAAAAAGTGTGAGGAGGATGAGTATATTAGTGATGAGTTGGAAAGTTCAGATCCAGATTTGTCAGATAGTGAGAAGGGTAAagtcaaaaagtttgaaaagtttAGAAAGGACCATTTAAATAAGGATTTTAAATTTCAGTGGGGCATGCAATTCAACTCCCTAGATGAATTTAGATATGCCATACGTGAATGGTCAGTATTAAATGGGAGAGAAATAACTTTTACCAAAAATGAAAGTGATAGGGTAAGGGTAGTGTGCAGGGCCAAATGTGGGTTTTTAATGCTTTGCTCCAAAGTGGGCCATAAGAGGACTTTTGCTATAAAAACCATAGTAGACAAacacacatgtgctagggttttaGACAACAGATCTGCAAATTCAAGGTGGGTTGCTAAGGCGGTTTTGAAGAAGATGCAAAGCTCACAGGATGTTAGAATCACTGATATTATACAAGATCTGAGGCAAAATTACTCTGTAGGTATAACTGTGTGTAGGGCTTGGAAAGCAAAACTCATAGCCAAGAAGATGTTGGAGGGAGATGCAGACAGACAGTATGCAATATTGAGGAGGTATGCTGCAGAATTGCATAGAGCCAACATCGGGAACACATTGTCAATAACTGTTGAAAGGCCAAATCCAACCATCCCACCAAGATTTGGTTCTTTTTATTTCTGCTTTGAAGGATGTAAAAAAGGATTTCTAAATGGTTGCAGGCCTTTTGTTGGTGTGGATGGCTGCCACTTGAAAACCAAGTATGGGGGTCAGTTACTAATTGCTGTAGGGAGGGACCCTAATGATCAGTATTTTCCACTTGCTTTTGGGGTGGTTGAGACTGAAACAAAAGAAAGCTGGAAATGGTTTTTGGAACTGTTGATGAATGATGTGGGCCATAGTAGCAGATATGTCTTTATATCAGACCAACAAAAT GGTCTTGTTGCAGTGTTTGAAGAGATGTTTGAAAGGATTGAGCACAGAGTTTGCTTAAGGCATTTATAtgctaatttcaaaaaaaaatttggagGAGGTGCCCTAATTAGAGATCTCATGATGGAAGCTGCAAAATCCACATACTACCAAGGTTGGCTTCAGAAGATGAATGAGTTAAAGTTGGTAGATCCTAATGCCTAG